In one window of Tachypleus tridentatus isolate NWPU-2018 chromosome 2, ASM421037v1, whole genome shotgun sequence DNA:
- the mRpL55 gene encoding mitochondrial ribosomal protein L55, translated as MMVWIIRTMLYRTIFMKNFGFLNVWRSGLPYVCSSSLCLRNNSNISSTTKVHRLIYKRLYPTLLVLPDGSTVNIRYHEPRKIIKLPLNINSLTEEERKQRLARRKPKEKVVIEEKIEDNFDANKYINMSKQKR; from the exons atgaTGGTGTGGATCATAAGGACAATGTTGTATAGAACAATTTTTAT GAAAAACTTTGGGTTTTTGAATGTTTGGAGATCAGGTTTACCTTATGTTTGTTCTTCATCATTATGTCTGAGGAACAATTCAAACATATCAAGCACAACAAAAGTTCATAGGCTAATCTACAAGAGATTATATCCCACTTTGCTGGTATTACCAGATGGATCTACTGTCAACATCAGGTACCACGAGCCAAGAAAGATTATCAAA CTGCCCCTAAATATAAACTCATTAACTGAGGAGGAACGAAAGCAACGATTAGCTCGAAGAAAACCGAAAGAAAAAGTTGTTATAGAGGAAAAAATTGAAGATAATTTTGATGctaacaaatatattaacatgtCAAAACAAAAGAGATGA